The genomic DNA CTCGCGGTGGACACCACCGGGCATGATCCGGGCCGGGTGGTGGTGACGGCGGCGATCGACAACCTGGTGAAGGGCGCCGCGGGCCAGGCCGTGCAGAATCTCAACCTGATGAAGGGCTGGGAAGAGACGTCGTGCCTGTCCACCCTGCGGAGCTTCACTCCGTGAGGGTGCCACGGGGGTTCTCCTTCTCGGGCCTGCACGCGGGCCTCAAGCCCAAGCGCAAGGACGTGGCGCTCGTCTACAGCGACACGCCCTGCGCCGCCGCGGGCTGCTTCACCGCCAACAAGGCGCGGGCCGCTCCGGTCCTGGATGCCGAGGGGCGCCTGCCCGCCGCGAACATCCAGGCGGTGCTCGTCAATTCGGGCAACGCCAACGCGCTCACGGGCGCCGCGGGCATCGAGGCCGTGCGCACCCTGCGCGAGGAGCTGGGCCGCGTCCTCTCCCTTCCCCCGGAGGCCGTGCTCTGCGCCTCCACGGGAGTCATCGGCCATCCGCTGCCCGTGCCCATGCTGCGCGCGGTGCTCGGGCCGCTCAAGGAGGGCCTGCGCCCGGAGGGAGACGCCGCCGCCGAGGCCATCATGACCACGGACACGCGCCCCAAGCAGGTGTGGCGCTCGTTGCTCGTGGAGGGCCGCGAGGTGACCGTCTCCGCCATCTTCAAGGGCTCGGGGATGATGCACCCGTCGCTCGCGACGGTGATCGCCCTCATCACCACCGACTGCGCCATCGCGCCGGGGGCGCTCGCCACCGCCCTGCGCCAGGCGGTGTCCTCCTCCTTCAACAGCCTGACGGTGGATGGGGACATGAGCCCCAACGACACCGTGTACGCGCTGGCCAACGGCCGGGCGGGCAACCGCGCCATCTCCGAGCCGGGAGTGGAACTGGAGGCCTTCACCGCCACGCTGACGGAGATGTGCCAGGAGATGGCCCGGGAGATCGCCGCCGACGGCGAGGGCGCCACCAAGCTCCTGGAGGTGAAGGTCACCGGCACGCCCACCCAGGCCATCGCGCAGGACCTGGCGCGCTCGGTGGCGGGCTCCACCCTGGTCAAGGCCGCCGTCTTCGGAGCGGATCCCAACTGGGGCCGGGTGCTCGCCACGGTGGGCGCGCGCGCCGGCACCCAGGGCTACCCCGTGGACCCCTACCCGGCCCGCGTCGTCATCCAGGGCATCTGCGTCTACGAGGGCGAGCCCAGGCCGTACGAGCCGGATCAGCTCAAGGCGCGCATGCGCGAGCCCGAGGTACGCATCGAGGTGCATCTCACGAGCGGCGAGGCCTCCGCCGTGGCCTGGGGGTGCGATCTCTCGTACGACTACGTGAAGATCAACGCGGACTACACCTCGCTCATCGTGTCCAAACCGGATGGCGGCGTGGGCACGGACAACCGGCTGGCCAACTACAGCCCCGCGTTCAAGACGACGCTGCTCGTCGAATCGCTCTCGTACATCTCCCGCTTCCGGGGCAAGCGCTGCGTCATCCGCTACGGCGGCGCGGCCATGGTGAAGGAGTCGCTCAAGCAGGCCTTCTGCCGCGACATCGAGCTTCTGCGCTCCGCGGGCCTGCAACCCATCATCGTGCATGGAGGCGGGCCGGAGCTCACCCGCACGCTCGACAAGCTGGGCCTGCGCCAGGAGGGCGCGCTCATCACCGACGCCTCGGGTCTCAAGGTGGTGGAGATGGTGCTCTCGGGCTCGGTGAACTCCGAGCTGGTCACCATCCTCAACAACATGGGGGACCGGGCCGTGGGCCTGTCCGGCAAGGACGGGGCGATGATCCGCGCCCGGCGCATCGCCGGTGACGATGGGCGCGCGCTCGAGCACGTGGGCGAGGTGACGCGCATCAACAACGAGTTCCTGGAGATGTTGCTCGCCCAGGGCTACGTGCCCGTCATTTCCCCGGTGGGCCTGGGCGAGGACGGACTCACGTATGACCTGGGCTCGGACGCGGTGGCCGCCGAGGTGGCCAAGGCTCTCAAGGCCCACAAGCTCGTCTACCTGCACGACGCACCGGGCATCCTCGAGGGCGAGGAGCTCTTCAGCGAGCTGACGGCGGCACAACTGCAGAAGCGCCTGGAGTCCGGCGCCTTCACCGGCAGCATGCGCACGCGCGCGCGCATGGCCATCAAGGCGATTGGCGGCGGCGTGGAGCGGGTGCACGTCATCGACGGGCGCGTGCCCCACAGCCTCATCGCCGAGCTCTTCACCGACAAGGGTGTGGGAACACTCGTCACCGCCTGAGCGCGCCTGGGTCCCGGAGGCACTGGAACGTGAGTCCACTGCGGAACAATGGAGACAAGGCCGCGCGCCAGGAGACCATCCGGCGGATCATCCGCGCGCACGCGGTGGGCACCCAGGAGGAGTTGGGGCAGCTGCTCTCCCGCGAGGGCTTCGACGTCACCCAGGCCACGTTGTCCCGGGATCTGGCCCACCTGGGCGCCATGCGCGTGTCCCTGCCCGAGGGCGGCACCGTCTATGGCCTGGAGGACGCACGTCCCCCCGCGGGAGAGTCCCGGCTGATGGAGCTGGGAGAGATGATCCTCTCGGTGGAGGACAACGAGATGATGGTGGTGGTCCGCACCCGCCCGGGCTCCGCGCCCCTGGTGGCGTCGGCCATCGATCAGGCGCGGCTGCTCGAATGCCTGGGGACACTCGCCGGAGATGACACCATCTTCGTCGCTCCAGCCCGGGGCCGCTCCACGCGCACGCTCAACAAGAAGTTGAAAGCCTTCTTCGGAAAGGAAGACACCCCGTGACGATTGCCAAGACGGCCGCCTCCGGCGGAACCGGCCTCCACCCGGAGGTGCTGGCGTTCACCAGCTCGCTGGCGCTCGACAGAGCCCTCCTCCAGGAGGATCTGGTGGGCAGCCTCGCCCACCTCACCATGCTGTCGCGCACCCGCCTCATCCCCTCGGAGGACGCCCGCGCCCTGCGCGAGCAGCTCGTGGCCATCTGGAAGGCCGCGAAGGCGGGCACGCTCGTGCTCGCCGACGAGGAGGACGTGCACATGGCCGTGGAGGCGGAGCTCACCCGCGTCCTCGGCGAGCGCGCGGGCCTCTTGCACACGGCGCGCTCGCGCAATGATCAGGTGGCGCTCGACCTGCGCCTGCACGTGCGCGAGAAGGTGGCCGACGCGCTCGACGTGCTGGCGACGCTGCTCGAGGGGCTCGCCGCGCGCGCCGAGGCCGAGCGCACGACGCTCCTCCCCTCGTACACCCACCGGCAGCGGGCCCAGCCCATCACCCTCGCCTACCAGCTGTGTGGCTACGGAGCCATGTTCAGCCGGGACGTGGACGCGCTCGGCTTCGTGCTGCAGGGCGTGGCCGCGCTGCCCCTGGGCGTGGGCGCCATTGGCGGCACGTCCCTGCCCATCGACCGCGAGGTGACGCGCGAGCTCTTGCGCTTCTCCCGCGTCACGATGAACGGCCTGGACACCGTGGGAGACCGGGACTTCGCCCTGGACTTCGCCTACGCGGCCATGCGCTCGCTCCTGCACGCGAGCCGGGTGGCCACGGACTTCTTCGACTTCTCCTCGCCCGAGTTCGGCTTCGTGAAGCTGGACGGGGAGATCGCCTGCGGCTCGAGCATGATGCCGCAGAAGCGCAACCCGGACGTCTTCGAGCTCATCCGAGGCAAGGCCGGGCGCGCGGTGGGCAACCTCACCAACCTGGCGGTGCTCGTGAAGGGCCTGCCGGGGGGCTACAACCGCGACCTGCAAGAGGACCGGCAGGTGCTGCTGGAGACGGGCCCGCTGCTCACGAGCGTGCTGTCCATGCTGCACCTGGCGCTCGGCAAGGTGCACTTCGACCGCGAGCGGTGCCTGGCGGCGGTGGAGTCGGACTACATGCAGGCCACGGACGTGGCCGAGGCGCTGGCGATGAAGGGCATCCCCTTCCGCACGGCGTACAAGGCCACGGGAGCGCTGGTGCGCGCGTGCCAGGAGAAGGGCCTGCCGCTCGCCCAGGTGACGCTGGAGCTGGCGCAGTCGGTGGACCCGCGCTTCGACGCCGAGGTGCTCAAGAGCGCGGACCCGCGGCTCGCGGTGGAGCGCAAGGCGAACGCCGGAGGCACCGGTCCGGCGTCCGTGGAGAAGCAGTTGGTGGAGCTCAAGTCCCACGCGGCGCGGGCGAGGGAGCTGGCACGCGCCGTCCCCCGGCTCGCGTCCCTCTTCGACGCACTGCAGGAGGCAGCACTGTGAAGCGTGATTTCCTCACCCTCTCGGACCTGACCGAGGCCGACTACCGTGCCCTCTTCGATCGCGCGCACGCCCTCAAGGCGAGCCGCAAGCGCAAGGAGGTGGTGACGACGCTCGCCGGACGCCACCTGGTGCTGGTGTTCGAGAAGGCCTCGACGCGCACGCACCTGTCCTTCGAGGCGGCCATGTACCAGCTGGGCGGCACGGTGACGACGCTGTCGTCGGCCAGCAGCCAGATCGCCCGGGGCGAGACGATTGAAGACACGTCGCGCGTCATCTCCGGCTACGCGGACTGCGTGATGTTCCGCACCTTCGGGGATGATCGGCTCAACGCCTTCGCCAAGGCGTCGTCGGTGCCCGTCATCAACGGCCTGTCCGAGGGTGGCCATCCGGTGCAGATCCTCGCGGACCTGTTCACGGTGGAGGAGCGGCTGGGGAGCGTGAAGGGCAAGACGGTGGCGTTCCTGGGCGACTGCGCGAGCAACATGGGCCGCTCGTTCGTGGAGGCCACGCGCTTTTTCGGCTTCCACCTGCGCCTGGGCTGTCCGGAGGGCTACCGCCCCGCCGCATCGCTGCTGGCCGAGGCGGGAGACCGGGTGCACGTGACGGCGGATGCCTCGGAGGCCGTGCGGGACGCGGACGTGGTGGTGACGGACGTGTGGACGAGCATGGGCCAGGAGGCCGAGTCGGCCCGGCGCATGAAGGACCTGAATGGCTACCAGCTCGACGAGGCCCTGCTCGCCAAGGCGAAGCCGGGCGCCATCGTGCTGCACTGCCTGCCAGCGCACCGGGGTGAGGAGATCTCCGCGGGCGTGCTCGACGGCCCCCAGTCGGCCGTCTGGGACGAGGCGGAGAACCGCATGCACGTGCAGAAGGCCCTGCTGGAGAAGCTCATCCTCGGCTGAGGTACTGTGGCTCAAGCGAGGGCGCCACGCCGCCCTCGGTGACCAACGATGTTCCTTCTTCCGCACACGAGGTGTGCGATGTCTTCTTCACATCCCAGCTCGCCCAGGATTGGGACTCAACTGCCTGTGTGGCTTCCGATGGCCGTATCGGTCGCCACACTCCTCTTGCATGTCGGCTGCACCCCACGGCAGGCGCCGCACCACCCGCCGCTCGTGGGCCCTGGCTCACCGCGCTTTTACGACCCTCCGCACCCGGTTCATCCACGATCCGCTTGGCGAGGAGCACTCACCGGAGGGCGACATCCACTCAACCAGTCCTGTGGAGCGGCGTGCACGGCCCCCGTCAACGCGAGCACCGGAGAACTCCTGGCTCCAGGGGCAGCTCGGCTCAAACCCGTGGTTGATAGGTTTGTCCAAGCGAGCGAGGCCACTTGGAACTTACTGACCCTCGAAAGAGCGCTCACCGGAGCGGAGTTGGACCACGTCGAAGGCATTCTCAAGGAATGCGTGGCACAGGCCCACGCGGACGTCAACGAAGCCTACCAGCAATCGGGAGGCAGCAAGTTCGCGAACGGCAAGTTTCCCAATGACGCGGAATGCAAGAAATTCATTGGGCGTGATGCAACAGGTGAACGTGTCACCCTCGCCCAGGAACTCGGGCGGCTCAAGCACGCCGCGGCCTTCGCCTGCATCAAATCTCGTCTGCCGCCAGAGCTGCGAGATAACTTCACCGTCGAGCCTCGTTACAAGCCGGATCCCGATGTGAATGGAGTAGGGCTCTCGAACGGTGGCCTCGATACGCTTCACCCCGACTTCGTGGTGCACGGGACGAGGAATGCAACCGACGTGCAATGCGTCTATGAGTTCAAGTTTCCCTGTCTCTCCGACCACAAGCTGAATCCCCTCATCGCCCCGGGTGTCAGAGGACAACTCCAGGGGTACCAGAAGCTCACGAGGCGCTGTCCGGCGGCGATTGTGTCTCCGAAGGGACTCGACTCCCTTGAAAAATGAACGCGCTCCGGCTCGCCCCCTGCGCATTCGTCATCGCGGCATTCCGCTCGTTCGTCGAAGGCGCTCCGACGAGGAACCACCTCGTCCGAGAAGAGAACTCCTCACGCGAGATGTCGTGCGCCTCGCCTTCTACCTGCCGTACGACCATCCGGAAATCGCCGCCGGAGTCAGTCACGCTGTCGAGAGCTACATGCGTGCGGTTGGACAAAGCCGTAGAACAATCAATCACGTATTCATCAATGACGATGAAGGCGACACGCTAAGTGATGAGCGTTGGAGCTACAGCCAAGAACTCCTCCGTCCCGAGAGGCCGTTCCGATTCATCGAGGAGTTGGATGCGGCCAGTGCGCACCGATTGGAGAAGAGAGGCTACGCCACACAACTGCTCTTCAGCGGGGGCTTGCGCAGCCGCAATGGCTACGAACTCCACTACCGGGCTCGTATTCCGTGGCGCAATCCTTCGATGGATGCAGTGAGCATCCTCACCGCGACGTTTCCCATGACGTACCTGGAACAGCACGGCGCCGAGAGGGTACGCGAACTGGCCCTGGACATGGCCTCCCAACTTCGCTTCGTCACGGGCCATGGTGGCCTCGCTCTTCACTTCTACTGGGGACTGTCTATCGCCGACGAGGCCTTCCGCACCGAACTCGCTCGCTATCCAGGTATCGATCTACGCACGGCCTGGCCCCTTCCAACGAGGTTGGGTGCTCAAGTTGACGGCGTCCATTGGCTCAATTTCCTCGCGCAACCCGCGCTTGGCCAACTTGGTGGAGCCACTGCCCTTCGTTCCCGTATTCATGCTCCGGGCACGACCGTGCACGCGATTGACGAGGACCGCGTCGTCGTCTCTCTGGGAGAGATGCCCGAATCGGGAGACCTGTCTGTCGGACAGACTCTTCCCTCATACCGCGAGTTCGCGAAAGTGCTGGAGCCTTGGCTTGAGCCCCTGACTCTGTCGGAGACAACCCTGTCCGATGAGCCGCCGCGCTATTCCGATATGCACTTCACCGCGGACGAAGCACGGTCTTGGTGGAGACGGCTCCTCGACTGAGAAGAGGACACCTCAGCCCGGGTTGCCGACGGCGTTCGCTCGCACCAGCGCTTCCCGGAAGCGCCCCTCCTTCGCGGTCACGCACACCGAGAAGCCGTCCAGCTCGCCGCAAGTGACGCCCGCTCCCAGCCGCTGGAACAGCGCCAGCTTCGGCTTGTCCACCACGTAGAGCGTGTCCTCCGCGAGGCGGCCGTTCTCCACGTCGGCCTCGAGCGCCGCGCAGACCTCCGCGACGTGCTTCTCGTTGAGGCGTGCCGAGTAGCCGCTGTTCGTCGTCAGCCCCTTGCGGTAGGCGAGGTCCCCGAAGCGCACATACTCGTCCTCCGGAAAGGTGTTCTTCACGCAGGGCACGATCGAGCCGTGGATGGAGGGCGGGTACAGGACGATGTGCCGGTAGAATGGATCCACGCGCTCCCACTCCGGCGCCTGCAACCGGGGCCACGGCGCCCCCCGGAATCGGCTCCACTCCCATACGTCTGGCGTGTCCAGTCCCTGGAGGAGCACCGCGCCCAGGAGCAAGGCGGTGGCCACCTGGGGCTTCTGCCGCCAGCGCCACACCGTCAGCGCGATGATTCCCGTCATCACCACGTAGTGGAAGGACCAGATGAAGCGGCCCGAGGAGCGAAATGGCCCGAGCAGGGGCATGAACGGCTCCGCCACCGAGCGCATCGACACCACGACCCTGCCCGCCACCGTGATGACCGACGAGAAGGCCAGGAGGGTCATCAGGAGCACCCCCACCGCGAGCGGCCAGTGCGCCTTCACCTCCGCCCTCACGCGCGGCCACCAGGCCGAGGGCTTGCCCACCAGCGCCACCACGCCGAGCGCGATCACCCCCGTGCCCAGGTACCCAAAACCCTCGGCCTGCCCCGGCCCCAGGCGGAGCGCCGGCAGCACGCGCGACCAGCCCATCGGGTTGATGAGCGAGAGCACATCGGAGCTGAAGTGGCCAAAGCCCCCCGAGGAAGCGCTCACGCCCAGGCCCACATAGCCGACAGCGAAGAAGATGCCCCCCACCATCAAGCCCACCCCAGCCAAGGCCGCCGCCGCCGCGCGCCAGGACAGGTGATGCTCCCGCACCGTGGTGACGAGAAGCGCCAGCGTGAGCGCGAGGACCATCATCTCCAGGTACGGGTGGACGCCCGCGGCGAGCGCGTTGAGCCCGAACGCCCATCCCAGCGCGCGCCACGCCGCCCGGGCGTCCTCGCGAGGACGCAGGTTCAGGTAGAGCATCGCGGTGAGCATCCACTGGGCACAAAGGGTGTCGTGCTCGGAGCGGAAGAGGAGCACCGGCGACATCACGAGCAGAGCCGCCCCCAGGAGGCGCTGCGATGGCCGGGGCGTGAGGACCCCCATGAGCTTGACGCCCATCCATCCCTGGAGCGCGAAGCACAGGAGCAACCACGGGCCGACGAACTGGAAGTCCTGGGGCAGCCAGCGCGAGAAGGGCTTGAGCGCGAGCGACACCCACGGGTTGGAGTCGGAGAAGCCCACCGTCAGGGTGAGCGGCCGCATGAGGTCCGGGGTCCTGCCCAGCGGAAAACCCCAGGGCGCGTTGCGGAAGTGGAGCCAGCCGAGCACGTGCTGCGCGAGATCTCCCGCGCCCAGCCAATCCAGAAACGTGGGGTCCAGCGTCCGGCCTCCTCCCACCAGGAGGTACCAGACCACCCCGAGCACCACGCCCCCCCAGGGCAGCAGACGCGCGCGTCCACCGCTCTCCGGGTGCCGTGCACTCATGATGCGTCTCCGCCGAGCCTCGCCCTCATCCGCACCAGGCCCTCGAACATGAGCAGCGGATCCACCCCGAAGCGGACCTTGGAACCCCCCGGCTCGTGCCAGTCGATGGGCTCCTCGCGCAGGCGCGCCCCCTGACGGCGCAGCAGCACCAGCAACTCCACGTCGAGCAGCCAGCGGTTCTCGACGAGCCGCTCCAGCACGGGCAGCAGGAAGCCGGCGCGCAGGAACTTGAGTCCGCATTGCGTGTCGTAGAACCCGAGCTGAAAGAGCTGCTCCGTCAGCGTGGCGAAGACCCGGCCCTGCAGGTGACGGAAGAGCTTCCGGTCCACGCTCCGGCCCGCCATCTTCACGCGCGAGGCGGCCAGGACATCGAAGGGCGCCGCATCGGAGAGCATCGCCGCCAGACGCCAGAACTCGCTCCCGGACACGGCGCCGTCCGCGTCGAGGAACGCGAACCACCGCGTCCCCACGGCGGCGTCGCTCCACGCGCGGCGGATGGCCGAGCCCTTGCCCTCGTTGCGCGGGGCTCGCAGGCAGCGGATCCGATGCGGCGTTCCCGCGGCCGTGAAGCGCGCCTGCCCCTCCCGGGCCAGTTCCTCGTAGCGCCGGGCATCCCCGTCGCGGCTGCCATCATCCGAGATGATGAACTCGGCCGCGGGGGCCTGGACACGCAGCCCCACCTCGACCAACTCCTCCACGAGGAGCGGCAGCCGTGCGCCCTCGTTCAAGGCCGGGATGGCCACACTGATGGATGCTGTCGTTTCCAACTGTGTCTGCTCCTGGTCGGCACCTCCGAGGCGCGCGGGGGGGACGCCATATCTTCTTTGGAACATGACCTCCAGCCCGAACCAGGGGGCGCGCGTCCTCGAGGCACCGGACGCGGTGCCGCGGTCATGGAGCCCGCTGCGGCGTACCGCCTGTCTGGCGGGCAGCCATGCACCGCCTTTGTTCACTTCTCGCCCCCCTTGCCCGCCGGGGGCGCTCTACCGGCTTCGCATTCCTCGTGCCTTGCTTGCTGGCGAGCGGAGGTCTGACCACCTTTGCCCCAATGGGCCGGTACGCCTCAGCATGGGCGGTGATTTGCACCGTGGCACTCTGGGCGCTCCCGTCCAGGGCGGAGTACCTTGAGCTTCATCGCTCGCTCGCCCCCCCTCCAGACAAGAAGGAGGCCCCCGAGCTTCATCGGTCGGTCGCGCCCCCTCCCAGCATGTTCGAACGCCCCGCGTTCGAGGAACTCCTCTTCGCCTTCGCGGATCCAGAGCGGGCCCTGGCGGGGGGAATCACCGCGCCCACGCTCGCCCTCGCCGTGCGCGCGAGGGCCTGGGCCTTCATCCCCTCCGGGAACCACGAGCAACGGGATGGATTGAACGCGCTCTCGCAGCCGGCACGGGACGTGACGCTGTCCGACATCCCCGCGGGGCGGCACATCGCCTCCCTCCTGGAGCTCGGGCCCGATGGCGAACAGCTCCGGGTGCGAGACCTGGGCCCGCAGCTGCGCAGGCCCGACAGCCCCCTGCAAAGAGGGCTCACCTCGGCGCTCGACTACCTCCACGTGTCCAAGCGGACGGCGGTGATCTCCGCGAGCGTGGCGGCGCTGGGGCTGCTCTATCAGTTTGGTACGGCGCCAGCGACCAACCTCGGAATACCGACCCTGGTGAACGGCAACCTGTTCAAGGGACGTCTGAAGCTGTCCTTCCAATTGCGCTCCGAGCCCCGGTTTCAAAACGCGCGCGCGGACATGGCGACGCGGATCCGGCTGCCGGAGCTGTCGCTGTATGCCTTCCGCCTCGAACAACTCGAGCTGGGCGGCGCGGCCGCGCGGACTCCCGAGGGAATGCTGCTCGACACGCGCTGGGCGAACCTGCGGGGCCGGGTGTCCTGGCTCGAACTGAGCGTGGGCATCCACTCCAGCAAGGCCGAGCCGAACCTGTGGATGGTCCTCGAGACGGGCGTGCAGCGCGAGCGCTTCAGCCTGCGCACCGTGCTCAGCCGCCAGTGGGAGACCGCGCGCACCCGCCTCCAGGCCACGGCCACGCTGCGCACGGGCCCGGTGTTGTCCGGATTCTTCCTCGGCGCCCAGGACAACGTGAAGAGCACCTTCGGCCTGGTGGGAATGGGCGCGTTCTAAAAAATCCGGGCCCCCCTCGCTCCGTTGGCTAGGCTGCCGCGCCTCACCAACGGCACGAGGGACGAGAACACATGGGCTTGCGGAGATGGAATCAGATGCGGCGTGGCATCCGGCTCGCGAACGTGGGAGGCGGCATCGCGCTCCTCCTGACGGCCAACGCCGCCCCGGCACGGAACATGGTGAAGCGGGCGAGCGCGACCGCGCGTCCGGCTCCGTCCAACCGGCAACTCTCCGGAGCCGACATCGACCGCCGGGTCGAGGCGCTGCTCAAGCAGATGACGCTCGAGGAGAAGGCGGGACAGCTCGCGCAGTACTCCGTGGGAACGCCCACCGGGCCTGGCACCGGACGTGACGACTACGAAACGCTGGTGCGCACCGGCGCCGCCGGCTCGCTGCTCAACGTGGTGGGCGCCCAGGAGACCAATCGCTATCAGCGCATCGCGATCGAGCAGAGCCGCCTCAAGATTCCGCTGCTGTTCGGCTTCGACGTGATCCACGGCCACCGCACCACCCTGCCCATCCCCCTGGCCATGGCCTCGAGCTTCGACACGGAACTCGTGGAGCGGGCCATGCGTCTGGCCGGGTCGGAAGCCGCCGCCGATGGCATCCGCTGGGCCTTCTCGCCCATGGTCGACATCGCGCGGGACGCCCGCTGGGGCCGCATCGCCGAGGGCTCGGGGGAAGATCCCCTCCTGGGTGCCGCCATGGCTCGCGCATATGTCCGGGGGTACCAGGGCGCATCGCTGGCGGAGCCCACGTCGGTGGCGGCCAGCGTGAAGCACTTCGCCGGCTATGGCGGGGCGGAAGGCGGCCGGGACTACAACACCGTCGACATGTCCGACGTGAGCTTGAGGCAGGTCTATCTGCCGCCCTTCCAGGCCGCCGTCGAGGAGGGAGCCGCGACCCTGATGAGCGCCTTCAATACGCTCAATGGGGTACCCGCCACGGCCAACTCCTATCTCATGACCGACATCTTGAGGAAGGAGTGGGGCTTCAACGGCTTCGTGGTCAGTGATTGGACCGCGGTGGCGGAGCTGGTGAACCACGGCATCGCCCTGGATGGCCCGGCCGCCGCGCACCGGGCGCTGACCGCGGGCGTCGAGATGGACATGGAGTCGCACCTCTATGGGCCGGA from Melittangium boletus DSM 14713 includes the following:
- the argF gene encoding ornithine carbamoyltransferase, encoding MKRDFLTLSDLTEADYRALFDRAHALKASRKRKEVVTTLAGRHLVLVFEKASTRTHLSFEAAMYQLGGTVTTLSSASSQIARGETIEDTSRVISGYADCVMFRTFGDDRLNAFAKASSVPVINGLSEGGHPVQILADLFTVEERLGSVKGKTVAFLGDCASNMGRSFVEATRFFGFHLRLGCPEGYRPAASLLAEAGDRVHVTADASEAVRDADVVVTDVWTSMGQEAESARRMKDLNGYQLDEALLAKAKPGAIVLHCLPAHRGEEISAGVLDGPQSAVWDEAENRMHVQKALLEKLILG
- the argH gene encoding argininosuccinate lyase, which translates into the protein MTIAKTAASGGTGLHPEVLAFTSSLALDRALLQEDLVGSLAHLTMLSRTRLIPSEDARALREQLVAIWKAAKAGTLVLADEEDVHMAVEAELTRVLGERAGLLHTARSRNDQVALDLRLHVREKVADALDVLATLLEGLAARAEAERTTLLPSYTHRQRAQPITLAYQLCGYGAMFSRDVDALGFVLQGVAALPLGVGAIGGTSLPIDREVTRELLRFSRVTMNGLDTVGDRDFALDFAYAAMRSLLHASRVATDFFDFSSPEFGFVKLDGEIACGSSMMPQKRNPDVFELIRGKAGRAVGNLTNLAVLVKGLPGGYNRDLQEDRQVLLETGPLLTSVLSMLHLALGKVHFDRERCLAAVESDYMQATDVAEALAMKGIPFRTAYKATGALVRACQEKGLPLAQVTLELAQSVDPRFDAEVLKSADPRLAVERKANAGGTGPASVEKQLVELKSHAARARELARAVPRLASLFDALQEAAL
- the argR gene encoding arginine repressor yields the protein MSPLRNNGDKAARQETIRRIIRAHAVGTQEELGQLLSREGFDVTQATLSRDLAHLGAMRVSLPEGGTVYGLEDARPPAGESRLMELGEMILSVEDNEMMVVVRTRPGSAPLVASAIDQARLLECLGTLAGDDTIFVAPARGRSTRTLNKKLKAFFGKEDTP
- a CDS encoding glycosyltransferase; the encoded protein is METTASISVAIPALNEGARLPLLVEELVEVGLRVQAPAAEFIISDDGSRDGDARRYEELAREGQARFTAAGTPHRIRCLRAPRNEGKGSAIRRAWSDAAVGTRWFAFLDADGAVSGSEFWRLAAMLSDAAPFDVLAASRVKMAGRSVDRKLFRHLQGRVFATLTEQLFQLGFYDTQCGLKFLRAGFLLPVLERLVENRWLLDVELLVLLRRQGARLREEPIDWHEPGGSKVRFGVDPLLMFEGLVRMRARLGGDAS
- a CDS encoding DUF6311 domain-containing protein is translated as MSARHPESGGRARLLPWGGVVLGVVWYLLVGGGRTLDPTFLDWLGAGDLAQHVLGWLHFRNAPWGFPLGRTPDLMRPLTLTVGFSDSNPWVSLALKPFSRWLPQDFQFVGPWLLLCFALQGWMGVKLMGVLTPRPSQRLLGAALLVMSPVLLFRSEHDTLCAQWMLTAMLYLNLRPREDARAAWRALGWAFGLNALAAGVHPYLEMMVLALTLALLVTTVREHHLSWRAAAAALAGVGLMVGGIFFAVGYVGLGVSASSGGFGHFSSDVLSLINPMGWSRVLPALRLGPGQAEGFGYLGTGVIALGVVALVGKPSAWWPRVRAEVKAHWPLAVGVLLMTLLAFSSVITVAGRVVVSMRSVAEPFMPLLGPFRSSGRFIWSFHYVVMTGIIALTVWRWRQKPQVATALLLGAVLLQGLDTPDVWEWSRFRGAPWPRLQAPEWERVDPFYRHIVLYPPSIHGSIVPCVKNTFPEDEYVRFGDLAYRKGLTTNSGYSARLNEKHVAEVCAALEADVENGRLAEDTLYVVDKPKLALFQRLGAGVTCGELDGFSVCVTAKEGRFREALVRANAVGNPG
- a CDS encoding type VI immunity family protein, which encodes MRLAFYLPYDHPEIAAGVSHAVESYMRAVGQSRRTINHVFINDDEGDTLSDERWSYSQELLRPERPFRFIEELDAASAHRLEKRGYATQLLFSGGLRSRNGYELHYRARIPWRNPSMDAVSILTATFPMTYLEQHGAERVRELALDMASQLRFVTGHGGLALHFYWGLSIADEAFRTELARYPGIDLRTAWPLPTRLGAQVDGVHWLNFLAQPALGQLGGATALRSRIHAPGTTVHAIDEDRVVVSLGEMPESGDLSVGQTLPSYREFAKVLEPWLEPLTLSETTLSDEPPRYSDMHFTADEARSWWRRLLD
- the argJ gene encoding bifunctional glutamate N-acetyltransferase/amino-acid acetyltransferase ArgJ, with the protein product MRVPRGFSFSGLHAGLKPKRKDVALVYSDTPCAAAGCFTANKARAAPVLDAEGRLPAANIQAVLVNSGNANALTGAAGIEAVRTLREELGRVLSLPPEAVLCASTGVIGHPLPVPMLRAVLGPLKEGLRPEGDAAAEAIMTTDTRPKQVWRSLLVEGREVTVSAIFKGSGMMHPSLATVIALITTDCAIAPGALATALRQAVSSSFNSLTVDGDMSPNDTVYALANGRAGNRAISEPGVELEAFTATLTEMCQEMAREIAADGEGATKLLEVKVTGTPTQAIAQDLARSVAGSTLVKAAVFGADPNWGRVLATVGARAGTQGYPVDPYPARVVIQGICVYEGEPRPYEPDQLKARMREPEVRIEVHLTSGEASAVAWGCDLSYDYVKINADYTSLIVSKPDGGVGTDNRLANYSPAFKTTLLVESLSYISRFRGKRCVIRYGGAAMVKESLKQAFCRDIELLRSAGLQPIIVHGGGPELTRTLDKLGLRQEGALITDASGLKVVEMVLSGSVNSELVTILNNMGDRAVGLSGKDGAMIRARRIAGDDGRALEHVGEVTRINNEFLEMLLAQGYVPVISPVGLGEDGLTYDLGSDAVAAEVAKALKAHKLVYLHDAPGILEGEELFSELTAAQLQKRLESGAFTGSMRTRARMAIKAIGGGVERVHVIDGRVPHSLIAELFTDKGVGTLVTA